A stretch of Mesoplodon densirostris isolate mMesDen1 chromosome 9, mMesDen1 primary haplotype, whole genome shotgun sequence DNA encodes these proteins:
- the NEUROD6 gene encoding neurogenic differentiation factor 6, translating into MLTLPFDESVVMPESQMCRKFSRECEDQKQIKKPESFSKQIVLRGKSIKRAPGEETEKEEEEEDREEEDENGLPRRRGLRKKKTTKLRLERVKFRRQEANARERNRMHGLNDALDNLRKVVPCYSKTQKLSKIETLRLAKNYIWALSEILRIGKRPDLLTFVQNLCKGLSQPTTNLVAGCLQLNARSFLMGQGGEAAHHTRSPYSTFYPPYHSPELTPPPGHGTLDNSKSMKPYNYCSAYESFYESTSPECASPQFEGPLSPPPINYNGIFSLKQEETLDYGKNYNYGMHYCAVPPRGPLGQGAMFRLPTDSHFPYDLHLRSQSLTMQDELNAVFHN; encoded by the coding sequence ATGTTAACACTACCGTTTGATGAGTCAGTTGTAATGCCAGAATCCCAGATGTGCAGAAAGTTTTCTAGAGAATGCGAGGACCAGAAGCAAATTAAGAAACCAGAAAGCTTTTCCAAACAGATTGTCCTTCGAGGAAAGAGCATCAAAAGGGCCCCTGGAGAAGAgactgagaaagaagaagaggaggaagacagGGAAGAGGAAGATGAAAATGGGTTGCCCAGAAGGAGGGgtcttaggaaaaaaaagacgACCAAGCTCCGACTGGAGAGGGTCAAGTTCAGGAGACAGGAAGCTAACGCGCGCGAGAGGAACAGGATGCACGGCCTCAACGACGCCCTGGACAATTTAAGAAAAGTCGTCCCCTGTTATTCTAAAACCCAAAAACTGTCCAAAATAGAAACTTTACGACTGGCCAAAAACTACATCTGGGCACTTTCTGAAATTCTGAGAATCGGCAAGAGACCTGATCTGCTCACGTTCGTCCAAAACTTATGCAAAGGTCTTTCCCAGCCAACTACAAACTTGGTGGCAGGCTGCTTGCAGCTCAATGCCAGGAGTTTCCTGATGGGTCAGGGTGGGGAGGCGGCACACCACACAAGGTCACCCTACTCTACCTTCTATCCGCCCTACCACAGCCCTGAGCTCACCCCTCCCCCGGGGCATGGAACTCTTGATAATTCCAAGTCCATGAAACCCTACAATTATTGCAGTGCGTATGAATCCTTCTATGAAAGCACTTCCCCTGAGTGTGCCAGCCCTCAGTTTGAGGGTCCCTTAAGTCCTCCCCCAATTAACTATAATGGGATATTTTCCCTGAAGCAAGAAGAAACCTTGGACTATGGCAAAAATTACAATTACGGCATGCATTACTGTGCAGTGCCACCCAGGGGTCCCCTTGGGCAGGGTGCCATGTTCAGGTTGCCCACCGACAGCCACTTCCCTTACGACTTACATCTGCGCAGCCAATCTCTCACCATGCAAGATGAATTAAATGCAGTTTTTCATAAttaa